In one Spirosoma rigui genomic region, the following are encoded:
- a CDS encoding MATE family efflux transporter yields the protein MLRFLRTYRSELTDTFRLSVPIVIAQLGVVLMGVTDNLFVGRLLGAVPLGAAGLATSLSFLVSCIGVGGLSVVAALVSRSSSQNDPGQVNRLFRAGLQVAWIFSIAFGGLSVGLAYNFQLFGQSPEVTKLATDFMLILSASLIPLMVFVAARQLADGLRFPRVAMAITVGALAINALFNYVLITGFGPFPAMGLMGSAMATLLSRTFMAVGMLVYIYRSGRFRPYLDHAFKALPTAAEVKTILRLGIPGGLTFFFEVATFTLAAIITGWLGEDQLAAHQIAINMASVTYMMATGISSAAAIRVGAAVGQASQWGVFRAGVAAFVLSVGFMSVAALLFFTANDWLVSLYIRDNPAVASIAASLVVMAGIFQLSDGVQVVGVGALRGLSDVNVPTIITLFSYWGVALPMSYLLAFNGGMDVVGVWIGLLAGLTIAAVLLTARFFRRVRRIPQLTVDVPA from the coding sequence ATGCTCCGCTTTTTACGCACGTACCGCTCCGAACTTACCGACACATTTCGCCTGAGCGTTCCCATTGTTATTGCTCAGTTGGGTGTGGTACTCATGGGCGTTACCGACAATTTGTTTGTGGGCCGGCTGTTGGGGGCCGTACCGCTGGGAGCCGCTGGTCTGGCGACTTCGCTGTCGTTTCTGGTTTCCTGCATTGGCGTCGGCGGGTTGTCGGTGGTAGCCGCGCTGGTGTCCAGGTCGAGCAGCCAGAACGATCCCGGCCAGGTAAACCGCCTATTCCGGGCGGGACTGCAAGTGGCCTGGATCTTCAGTATCGCCTTCGGTGGGCTTTCCGTGGGGCTGGCCTATAACTTTCAGCTCTTCGGGCAGTCGCCGGAAGTAACGAAACTGGCTACCGATTTTATGCTTATCCTGAGTGCATCGCTGATTCCGCTCATGGTCTTTGTGGCCGCCCGGCAACTGGCCGACGGGCTGCGGTTCCCCCGGGTAGCGATGGCCATTACGGTAGGGGCGCTGGCTATCAATGCCTTGTTCAACTACGTCCTGATCACCGGCTTCGGTCCGTTTCCAGCCATGGGACTGATGGGCTCGGCCATGGCTACGCTACTGTCCCGTACGTTTATGGCGGTGGGCATGCTGGTATACATTTATCGCTCAGGCCGCTTCAGACCATACTTGGATCATGCGTTCAAAGCGCTGCCCACCGCTGCTGAGGTCAAAACCATCCTCCGGCTGGGAATACCGGGCGGGCTGACGTTTTTCTTTGAAGTGGCTACGTTCACCCTGGCGGCCATTATCACCGGCTGGTTGGGCGAAGATCAGCTGGCCGCGCATCAGATTGCCATCAACATGGCGTCGGTTACATACATGATGGCTACCGGTATCTCGTCGGCAGCGGCCATTCGTGTCGGGGCGGCTGTGGGGCAGGCCAGCCAGTGGGGCGTTTTCAGGGCTGGTGTTGCCGCGTTTGTCCTGTCGGTTGGATTCATGAGCGTAGCGGCTCTGCTTTTCTTTACAGCCAATGACTGGCTGGTATCGCTCTATATCCGCGATAACCCAGCGGTGGCATCGATAGCGGCCAGTCTGGTTGTCATGGCGGGCATTTTTCAGCTATCCGACGGGGTTCAGGTGGTAGGCGTGGGTGCTTTACGCGGCTTGTCAGACGTGAACGTACCAACGATCATCACTTTGTTTTCCTACTGGGGCGTGGCGCTGCCCATGAGTTACCTGCTGGCTTTCAACGGCGGCATGGACGTAGTAGGCGTCTGGATCGGTCTGCTGGCGGGACTTACCATAGCCGCCGTACTGCTCACGGCCCGTTTTTTCCGGCGTGTCCGCCGGATACCGCAGCTCACTGTTGATGTGCCGGCGTAA
- a CDS encoding DUF4290 domain-containing protein — protein sequence MKEYGSSMQKLVDNMVNIEDREKRTRYAHILVELMRQIHPNMKDGQDYYNKLWDDLYIMSNFTLDVDSPYPPPSEEALGKKPQRVPYNTHQLRFKHFGRNVDLLIAKAVALEEPEERRAFVSYLTRLMRTFYQAWNKESVEDETIYQSLIELSNGKLANDIKLIREEGLVEATPRERTGDQVQPQRISNVSTNQGLRNNRDGGSRNQGRPNNGGRDGNQRNQGRPNNNGRDGNSGPNRNGGPRNFGNNNSGRDGGSPRPNNGGPRDGGSGPNRTNNDRRRR from the coding sequence TTGAAAGAATACGGCAGCAGTATGCAGAAGTTGGTTGACAACATGGTCAACATTGAGGACCGGGAAAAGCGTACCCGCTACGCCCACATCCTGGTTGAACTGATGCGGCAAATTCACCCCAATATGAAGGATGGGCAGGACTACTACAATAAACTGTGGGACGACTTGTATATCATGTCTAATTTTACCCTCGACGTTGACAGCCCCTACCCGCCCCCATCGGAGGAGGCACTGGGCAAGAAACCGCAGCGGGTTCCTTATAATACCCACCAGTTGCGCTTCAAACACTTCGGCCGTAATGTCGATCTGTTGATTGCCAAAGCCGTAGCGCTCGAAGAGCCCGAAGAACGGCGCGCTTTTGTGTCCTACCTGACCCGCCTGATGCGGACCTTCTATCAGGCCTGGAACAAAGAATCAGTAGAAGACGAGACGATCTACCAAAGCCTGATCGAGCTGTCGAACGGTAAACTAGCCAATGACATTAAACTCATTCGGGAAGAAGGACTCGTAGAAGCAACACCCCGCGAACGTACCGGCGACCAGGTTCAGCCCCAGCGGATCAGCAACGTATCTACCAATCAGGGCCTGCGCAACAACCGCGATGGTGGGTCCCGCAACCAGGGCCGGCCCAACAACGGCGGCCGCGATGGGAATCAACGCAATCAGGGACGACCCAACAACAACGGACGTGACGGAAACTCGGGGCCAAACCGGAACGGCGGCCCCCGCAATTTCGGCAATAACAATTCGGGGCGCGATGGCGGCTCCCCGCGCCCCAACAATGGCGGACCACGCGACGGCGGTTCAGGCCCAAATCGCACGAATAACGACCGCAGAAGGCGGTAG
- the murA gene encoding UDP-N-acetylglucosamine 1-carboxyvinyltransferase has translation MASFQITGGRKLNGELIPQGAKNEALQILCAVLLTKEPITIHNIPGIRDVNQLIELLGDLGVWVTRIGESSYRFQASDVNLDYLETDTYKRKAAALRGSVMLLGPMLARFKKGRIPRPGGDKIGRRRLDTHFLGFEKLGAQFNYDANDGGYYKVDASNLRGAYMLLDEASVTGTANVLMAAVMAEGTTQIYNAACEPYLQQLSKMLNSMGAKVTGVGSNLLTIEGVSELHGTEHTMLPDMIEIGSFIGMAAMTQSEITIKNCRIPELGIIPDQFKRLGIQMEFRGDDIFIPAQEHYQIESFLDGGMMTVSDAPWPGFTPDLLSIVLVTAVQAQGTLLIHQKMFESRLFFVDKLIDMGAQIILCDPHRATVVGLNRQLPLKGIRMSSPDIRAGVALLIAAMSAKGTSIIDNIEQIDRGYQHIDTRLNAIGAEIIRL, from the coding sequence ATGGCATCATTTCAAATTACAGGTGGGCGCAAGCTCAACGGTGAACTCATTCCTCAGGGAGCGAAAAACGAAGCACTGCAAATTCTGTGCGCTGTTCTGCTGACCAAAGAACCCATCACCATTCATAACATCCCGGGCATCCGCGACGTCAATCAGCTGATCGAACTGCTGGGCGATCTGGGCGTTTGGGTTACCCGCATCGGCGAAAGTTCGTACCGCTTTCAAGCGTCGGATGTTAATCTCGATTACCTCGAAACCGATACGTACAAGCGGAAAGCGGCTGCCCTGCGCGGGTCGGTTATGCTGCTTGGACCCATGCTCGCCCGTTTCAAGAAAGGCCGGATTCCCCGGCCGGGTGGTGACAAAATCGGTCGCCGTCGGCTGGATACCCACTTCCTAGGATTCGAAAAGCTGGGCGCTCAGTTCAACTACGACGCTAACGACGGCGGTTACTATAAGGTCGACGCCAGCAACCTGCGGGGTGCCTACATGCTGCTCGACGAAGCCTCGGTGACGGGAACGGCCAACGTACTGATGGCGGCTGTGATGGCCGAAGGGACTACCCAGATTTACAACGCAGCCTGTGAGCCATACCTCCAGCAGCTGAGCAAAATGCTCAATAGCATGGGGGCCAAGGTTACGGGTGTCGGCTCCAACCTGCTCACTATCGAAGGCGTATCCGAGCTGCACGGTACCGAACATACGATGCTGCCCGACATGATCGAGATTGGTTCGTTCATTGGTATGGCCGCCATGACCCAGTCGGAGATCACGATCAAAAATTGCCGGATTCCGGAGCTGGGTATTATCCCCGATCAGTTCAAACGGCTGGGTATCCAGATGGAATTCCGGGGCGACGATATTTTCATTCCCGCTCAGGAACACTACCAGATTGAAAGTTTTCTGGACGGCGGCATGATGACCGTTTCGGATGCCCCCTGGCCCGGCTTCACGCCCGATCTGCTCAGCATCGTACTCGTTACGGCCGTACAGGCGCAGGGAACGCTGCTCATTCACCAGAAAATGTTCGAGAGCCGGCTGTTCTTCGTCGATAAGCTGATCGACATGGGCGCGCAGATCATTCTCTGCGATCCGCACCGCGCTACCGTCGTTGGTCTGAACCGGCAGCTACCTTTGAAAGGCATCCGCATGTCGTCGCCTGATATTCGGGCGGGCGTAGCGCTGCTGATCGCGGCTATGTCGGCAAAAGGCACCAGCATCATTGACAACATCGAGCAGATCGACCGGGGCTATCAACATATCGATACCCGACTCAATGCCATCGGCGCGGAAATCATCCGCTTATAA
- a CDS encoding outer membrane protein assembly factor BamB family protein, producing MQLLKLYALATLLLFSTCKRRPGPEPDKNALVFIGTDSPSQGTLYALDANTGQPKWTFETTNYMPSSPTVAGRTVYAASDDGFLYAFDVDTGVQRWRFNIGGYIVSSPTVANGVVYIAGGNDGKLYAIDANLGTEKWSTSVKGAANLSTSIISSPLLVDNLVYIGSVSGRLSAVNAATGALVWQFTARDSTPIMAGSTTQNGIIYTSSLTTVYALNAQTGALLWEYDTGFPATNSSPTLYDGVLYVNVQDLELVALDAPSGRLLWKLPIQSGAVSASRRSSPVVQDGILYMANTDLNLYAIDLSRKQIKWKLRTGAVYMVSSPVIANGIIYLGGDKLYAVNASDGTVQWTYRTNAGMDASACVLTTKGNVYHSGISGVTR from the coding sequence ATGCAGCTTCTCAAACTGTATGCGCTTGCTACACTCCTGCTTTTTTCCACCTGCAAGCGTCGTCCCGGTCCCGAACCGGATAAAAATGCGCTGGTCTTCATTGGGACAGACTCACCTTCGCAGGGTACCCTGTACGCCCTGGATGCGAATACGGGCCAGCCTAAATGGACATTTGAAACAACGAATTACATGCCCAGTAGTCCCACCGTTGCTGGCCGTACGGTCTATGCAGCCAGTGATGACGGGTTTTTGTATGCCTTTGACGTTGATACGGGTGTGCAGCGCTGGCGTTTCAACATTGGCGGCTACATCGTCTCCAGCCCTACCGTAGCCAATGGGGTTGTGTACATAGCCGGGGGTAACGACGGCAAGCTATACGCTATCGATGCCAACCTAGGAACCGAAAAGTGGAGTACTTCGGTGAAGGGGGCGGCAAACCTGTCGACGAGTATCATCAGTAGTCCGCTGCTGGTCGACAACCTGGTTTACATTGGTAGTGTCAGCGGACGCCTGTCAGCCGTCAATGCAGCGACCGGCGCGCTGGTCTGGCAGTTCACCGCCCGCGACAGCACACCAATCATGGCCGGATCGACTACGCAGAACGGTATCATCTACACCTCTAGTCTAACCACCGTCTATGCACTCAATGCCCAAACGGGCGCTCTTTTGTGGGAATACGACACTGGCTTTCCCGCTACCAACAGCAGTCCAACGCTGTACGACGGCGTTTTATACGTCAATGTGCAGGACCTTGAACTGGTTGCGCTCGATGCCCCATCTGGGCGGCTCCTGTGGAAGCTGCCCATTCAGTCGGGGGCCGTATCGGCAAGCCGGCGTTCGAGTCCGGTGGTTCAGGATGGTATCCTCTACATGGCTAACACGGACTTGAATCTGTATGCTATTGATCTTAGCCGCAAACAGATCAAGTGGAAACTGCGTACGGGTGCCGTTTATATGGTTTCCAGCCCCGTAATAGCCAACGGTATTATTTATTTGGGCGGAGATAAGCTGTATGCGGTCAACGCGTCGGATGGAACCGTACAATGGACCTATCGCACCAATGCAGGGATGGACGCTTCAGCCTGTGTGCTGACAACTAAGGGGAATGTCTATCATTCGGGAATAAGCGGAGTAACACGGTAA
- a CDS encoding DUF305 domain-containing protein: MKTKNTPIKHQAVLVLTASLLFSSMFACAQARPMSSTTAARVGVQPDPAKTALLQPMQQMVTKLKKLQATGDPDFDYALQAKTHVQGEQDFLKQAAQSSKDSTVKNMIQSLMTSTQADISLLDGTMRQIKPARPNQAYTQQQSRNIEAINLKLQQTGSSDKLTSDVDKNVVALLADHQQDAIDMANTYLQYGKNATLRTYATQLVEKATSQRARLAAMPK, translated from the coding sequence ATGAAGACGAAAAACACACCCATCAAACACCAGGCGGTTCTAGTACTGACGGCCAGTCTGCTTTTTAGTTCAATGTTTGCCTGTGCGCAGGCTAGACCCATGTCGTCGACTACGGCCGCCCGCGTGGGTGTTCAGCCCGACCCAGCCAAAACAGCTCTGCTCCAGCCGATGCAGCAGATGGTAACGAAACTGAAGAAACTACAGGCGACCGGCGACCCTGATTTTGACTATGCCTTACAGGCAAAGACGCACGTGCAGGGCGAACAGGATTTTCTCAAACAAGCCGCGCAGAGCAGCAAAGATTCAACGGTGAAAAACATGATTCAATCGTTGATGACAAGCACACAGGCAGACATATCCCTACTGGATGGCACCATGCGCCAGATCAAGCCGGCCCGGCCGAACCAGGCTTATACCCAGCAGCAAAGCCGTAACATCGAAGCCATTAACCTGAAACTTCAGCAGACGGGCAGCAGCGACAAACTAACCAGCGATGTTGACAAGAACGTAGTGGCGCTGCTGGCCGATCATCAGCAGGATGCTATCGATATGGCCAACACGTACCTGCAGTATGGTAAAAACGCCACGCTCCGTACCTACGCAACCCAACTGGTAGAGAAAGCCACCTCACAGCGGGCCCGGCTGGCTGCCATGCCTAAATAA
- a CDS encoding SAM hydrolase/SAM-dependent halogenase family protein yields MHYTLGERSKWYRCFSVRLWIERWGRIGHERRRAGRIPSTALKLEDLTHEIPAYNIWEAAYRLYQTVPYYPKGTVFVSVCDPGVGTERRSVVMLTRSGHYVVTPDNGTLTLLAEHLGIAEIRQIDEATNRLKNSGASYTFHGRDVYAYTAARLAACVIQFQQIGPKLASDVVRLDYQKATYEEGVVRGNIPVLDVQYGNVWSNIPRTLIDQLGVKAGGSVRVQILHGKTPLYDKTIPLVNTFGEAALGDDVAYMNSLLNFSVAVNQGNFSEKYKVFSGPDWSIVVRK; encoded by the coding sequence GTGCATTACACCCTTGGCGAAAGGTCAAAATGGTATCGTTGTTTTTCAGTCCGACTTTGGATTGAAAGATGGGGCCGTATCGGCCATGAAAGGCGTCGCGCTGGGCGTATCCCCAGCACAGCACTTAAGCTGGAAGATCTTACCCACGAAATTCCCGCCTACAACATATGGGAAGCCGCCTACCGGTTGTACCAGACCGTTCCCTACTACCCAAAAGGAACCGTGTTCGTTTCTGTCTGCGATCCCGGCGTCGGTACCGAACGGCGGTCGGTCGTGATGCTCACCAGGTCGGGGCACTACGTCGTTACGCCCGACAATGGTACGCTTACGCTACTGGCCGAACACCTCGGCATTGCCGAAATCCGGCAAATCGACGAAGCCACGAATCGACTTAAAAACTCGGGGGCGTCCTACACCTTTCACGGTCGTGATGTTTATGCCTACACCGCTGCCCGCCTGGCGGCATGCGTCATCCAATTTCAGCAGATAGGCCCCAAATTAGCCTCTGATGTCGTACGGCTGGATTACCAGAAAGCAACCTACGAAGAGGGAGTTGTGCGGGGTAACATTCCGGTACTCGATGTTCAGTATGGCAACGTCTGGAGTAATATTCCCCGGACGCTGATTGATCAGTTGGGCGTGAAGGCGGGCGGGTCGGTACGCGTCCAGATTCTCCACGGCAAAACTCCTTTATACGACAAGACGATTCCGTTAGTGAACACGTTCGGGGAAGCTGCACTGGGCGACGATGTAGCGTACATGAATAGCCTGCTCAACTTTTCAGTTGCCGTTAACCAGGGCAACTTTTCAGAGAAGTACAAAGTATTCAGTGGCCCTGACTGGAGCATTGTTGTGCGAAAGTGA
- a CDS encoding ABC transporter ATP-binding protein: MKTYFRLLSFAKPLGRFLTPFVFTSLMASVFGVLNFTLLIPLLSILFDKVDSAQLRTLLSQPAPSLTSSPASAFSYYFAQIFRDYGKVGALQFVCGVIVASVLFSNLFKYLSVRQLETFKARMVARLREAVFAQTLQLHLGFFSNERKGNLISRTTSDVQEVENSIANTMSAASKEVFLLIGYIIALLSISVKLTLFAIVVIPLSGGFIATLVRRMKRDAQAGQQRLSSLVSLLDETFGGMRVVKGFVAEGFILDKFRAENEGYRQAVRSLAYRRELASPFSEVMGVAVVSGILLYGGSLVLSGQSDLTAAEFIAYIAIFSQVTRPAKDISNAFSGSQRGVASGERVLELIDTQSSIRDKPGAVVLSGFQDRISVQNVSFAYNPETPVLRDVSFDLEKGKTIALVGSSGGGKSTIADLIPRFYDPTDGQILIDGVDLRDCTMASLRGQMGIVTQESILFNDTIFNNIAFGTPATEAQVMEAARIANAHDFIMAQGDGYQTIIGDRGGKLSGGQRQRISIARAILKNPPILILDEATSALDTESEKLVQEALTRLMANRTTLVIAHRLSTIQHADEILVVNQGRIVERGQHDELLTLDEGFYRRLSTMQGV; encoded by the coding sequence ATGAAGACTTACTTTCGATTACTTTCGTTTGCCAAACCGCTGGGGCGATTCCTGACGCCCTTCGTGTTCACGTCGCTCATGGCCAGTGTGTTTGGTGTACTGAATTTTACGCTGCTGATTCCCCTGCTCAGCATCCTGTTTGACAAGGTCGACTCCGCGCAGCTGCGCACCCTGCTGAGTCAGCCAGCCCCCTCGCTGACCAGCTCGCCCGCCAGTGCGTTCAGCTACTATTTCGCCCAGATATTCCGGGATTATGGCAAGGTGGGGGCACTGCAGTTTGTGTGTGGCGTTATTGTCGCTTCGGTGTTGTTCAGCAACCTGTTTAAATACCTGTCGGTGCGGCAGCTGGAAACGTTCAAAGCCCGCATGGTGGCCCGGCTGCGGGAGGCCGTTTTTGCGCAAACGCTCCAGCTTCACCTCGGCTTTTTCTCCAACGAGCGCAAAGGCAATCTCATTTCCCGCACCACCTCCGACGTACAGGAAGTCGAAAACTCAATTGCCAACACCATGTCGGCGGCTTCCAAAGAAGTGTTCCTGCTGATTGGGTATATCATCGCATTGCTCAGCATTTCGGTCAAGCTGACACTGTTCGCTATCGTTGTCATTCCGCTGTCGGGGGGATTCATTGCCACGCTCGTTCGGCGGATGAAGCGCGACGCGCAGGCCGGGCAGCAGCGATTGAGCAGCCTGGTAAGTTTGCTCGATGAAACCTTTGGGGGAATGCGGGTGGTGAAAGGTTTTGTCGCCGAAGGATTCATTCTGGATAAATTCCGGGCCGAAAACGAAGGCTACCGGCAGGCGGTGCGCTCGCTGGCTTACCGGCGCGAACTGGCCTCGCCCTTCTCTGAGGTAATGGGCGTAGCTGTCGTGTCGGGGATTTTGCTGTATGGCGGCTCGCTGGTGCTCAGCGGTCAGTCAGATCTGACGGCGGCTGAGTTCATTGCTTACATTGCCATTTTTTCGCAGGTGACCCGGCCGGCCAAAGACATCTCCAATGCGTTCAGCGGCTCGCAGCGGGGCGTGGCCTCGGGCGAACGGGTCCTCGAACTCATCGACACACAGTCGTCTATCCGGGATAAACCCGGTGCCGTAGTGCTGTCCGGTTTTCAGGACCGCATTTCGGTGCAGAACGTATCGTTTGCCTACAACCCCGAGACGCCCGTTCTGCGCGATGTTAGCTTCGATCTGGAAAAGGGAAAGACCATTGCGCTCGTCGGGTCGTCGGGTGGGGGCAAGTCGACCATTGCCGACCTTATTCCGCGGTTTTATGATCCCACCGACGGTCAGATTCTGATTGACGGTGTCGATCTGCGCGACTGTACAATGGCGTCGCTACGGGGACAGATGGGCATTGTTACACAGGAAAGTATCCTGTTCAACGATACGATCTTCAATAACATCGCGTTCGGGACGCCCGCTACCGAGGCCCAGGTGATGGAAGCGGCCCGGATTGCCAATGCCCATGACTTCATTATGGCGCAGGGTGACGGTTACCAGACGATCATTGGCGACCGGGGCGGGAAGCTGTCCGGCGGTCAGCGGCAGCGGATCAGCATTGCCCGCGCTATCCTGAAAAACCCGCCAATTCTGATTCTCGACGAAGCCACATCGGCACTCGATACCGAGTCGGAAAAACTCGTGCAGGAAGCGTTGACGCGCCTGATGGCGAATCGGACGACGCTGGTGATTGCGCACCGACTCAGTACCATCCAGCATGCCGACGAGATTCTGGTGGTCAATCAGGGCCGCATCGTTGAGCGTGGTCAGCACGACGAACTGCTAACGCTCGACGAAGGATTCTATCGCCGGCTGAGCACTATGCAGGGCGTTTAA
- a CDS encoding glycosyltransferase family 4 protein, whose amino-acid sequence MPSLFIDAERLRAPNSGLGQVCLHLGRELVRQCTNDPTGQSWQLTFLVPKGRSGVFGDSRPGVTITYMEAWWLRKLWIPGQFDGWHCLHQDSSYLPRAGQGKLMLTIYDLNFLERVDYSEARKKRKLAKLQRKINRASVLTAGSAYTAEVVRTHLTVPESLPFPVVYTGVAVDPAKAPAELPANSPLRPFTEAPFLFFVGVVHPKKNVHTLLPLLEAFPDYRLVLAGPDGHPYAQHIREQAQKLGVADRLLMPGAIDEATKLWLYAHCEAFLFPSLSEGFGLPVAEAMTFGKPVFISSLTSLPEVGGKEAYYFENFDPENMAKVLHDGLHDFGQNTLRQERMRKRAATFSWPDVVAEYRKLYDQLATVL is encoded by the coding sequence ATGCCATCCCTTTTTATCGATGCCGAACGCCTGCGGGCCCCCAACAGCGGGTTAGGGCAGGTGTGCCTGCACCTGGGCCGCGAACTTGTTCGCCAGTGCACAAACGACCCCACGGGCCAATCCTGGCAGTTGACGTTTCTGGTACCGAAAGGCCGGTCTGGTGTGTTTGGCGACTCACGGCCTGGCGTGACCATTACGTATATGGAAGCGTGGTGGCTGCGCAAACTCTGGATTCCCGGTCAATTCGATGGCTGGCATTGCCTGCACCAGGATTCGTCGTACCTGCCCCGTGCCGGGCAGGGCAAGCTCATGCTGACGATCTATGACCTGAATTTTCTGGAACGGGTCGACTACTCGGAAGCCAGAAAAAAGCGTAAGCTGGCTAAGCTTCAGCGTAAGATTAACCGGGCATCGGTGCTGACGGCCGGATCAGCCTATACCGCTGAGGTCGTGCGCACCCACCTGACTGTCCCGGAATCTCTGCCCTTCCCGGTTGTGTATACGGGCGTGGCCGTCGACCCGGCGAAAGCCCCCGCCGAGCTACCCGCCAACTCACCCCTGCGTCCGTTCACCGAAGCGCCATTTCTGTTTTTTGTGGGTGTCGTACATCCCAAGAAGAACGTGCATACGTTGCTGCCGCTGCTCGAAGCCTTTCCTGACTACCGGTTGGTCCTGGCTGGTCCGGATGGGCATCCGTATGCCCAGCACATCCGGGAACAGGCCCAAAAACTTGGCGTGGCCGACCGGCTGCTGATGCCCGGGGCAATTGATGAGGCCACGAAGTTATGGTTATACGCCCATTGTGAGGCATTTCTGTTTCCATCCCTGTCGGAAGGCTTCGGGTTGCCCGTAGCCGAAGCCATGACGTTTGGCAAGCCGGTTTTCATTTCCAGTCTGACCAGCCTACCCGAAGTAGGGGGCAAGGAAGCGTATTATTTCGAGAATTTCGACCCCGAAAATATGGCGAAGGTCCTGCACGACGGTCTGCATGATTTCGGGCAGAACACCCTGCGCCAGGAGCGGATGCGGAAACGCGCGGCTACGTTCAGCTGGCCCGACGTAGTGGCGGAATACCGGAAGCTCTACGACCAATTGGCGACTGTTTTGTAG
- a CDS encoding response regulator, protein MSLLGPIISIEDDEDDQYLIEQTINQLNIPNELRFFSNGETALHYLQTTTEQPFLILCDVNMPIMNGLELRHLINQSEYLREKSIPFIYLTTAANAQLVREAYDATVQGFYKKASDYAGMRHQIKLIIDYWQACLHPNREF, encoded by the coding sequence ATGTCGCTACTAGGCCCGATCATTTCCATAGAAGACGATGAAGACGACCAATACCTGATAGAGCAAACCATCAATCAGTTGAACATCCCGAACGAATTACGATTCTTTTCGAACGGTGAAACGGCGCTGCACTACCTGCAAACCACCACCGAGCAGCCATTCCTGATCCTGTGCGATGTGAACATGCCCATAATGAACGGGCTGGAACTGCGGCACCTCATCAACCAGAGTGAGTACCTGCGGGAGAAATCAATTCCATTCATCTATCTGACCACCGCTGCCAATGCCCAGCTGGTGCGGGAGGCTTACGACGCAACCGTGCAGGGCTTTTACAAAAAAGCATCTGACTATGCCGGAATGCGCCATCAGATCAAGCTGATCATTGATTACTGGCAGGCTTGTCTGCACCCGAACCGGGAATTTTGA
- a CDS encoding ABC transporter permease — protein sequence MKTFFNLLVREFRQFSRNSVAVAVFLGGPVLFGLLVGYTYTNATVTNLPIAVVDLNGSALSGKVIDALGDNPTVKLMTVFADETSARRAFEKGEFEAVVTIPENFEGDVQQRRTPEVEVDLNMANILTANFVSRAVQTTLSTLNAGIEMEGLMKRGVPALDARNQFQAFSINNTRFFNTSGNYGYYMLPGVTGAIVQQVFLLVLALAFSKEFEEKTFDQLTSQTRWSGVVLLAKTLPYWIMGAGVWTFVLGVLFPLFRLPDFGSLPALITLVAAFTLALTGLGILVSILVPNQLRATEILMIVATPAFIISGYSWPTSQMPVLLQNVAQAIPLTHYLAALRKVFFLKAPLSVILPEVQTLFIYGGVALLLAWVALWWKMRRTSTVETTSVAA from the coding sequence TTCCTCGGCGGACCGGTATTGTTCGGGTTACTGGTTGGGTACACCTACACCAATGCAACAGTTACCAACCTGCCTATTGCCGTAGTTGACCTGAATGGGTCGGCGCTGAGCGGTAAGGTGATCGATGCCCTGGGCGACAACCCAACCGTTAAACTGATGACGGTCTTCGCCGACGAAACCAGCGCCCGCCGGGCTTTTGAGAAAGGGGAGTTCGAGGCCGTCGTTACCATACCCGAAAATTTTGAAGGTGACGTGCAGCAGCGCCGGACGCCTGAGGTGGAAGTTGACCTGAACATGGCTAATATTCTGACGGCCAACTTCGTGTCTCGGGCGGTGCAAACGACCCTCTCGACGCTGAACGCGGGCATCGAAATGGAAGGGCTCATGAAACGGGGCGTTCCCGCCCTCGACGCCCGGAACCAGTTTCAGGCCTTCAGCATCAACAACACACGCTTTTTCAATACGTCGGGTAACTATGGCTACTACATGCTGCCCGGCGTAACGGGGGCCATTGTTCAGCAAGTGTTCTTACTGGTATTGGCATTGGCCTTCAGTAAGGAGTTTGAAGAAAAAACCTTCGACCAGCTTACGAGCCAGACCCGCTGGTCGGGCGTGGTGCTGCTGGCAAAAACACTGCCCTACTGGATCATGGGCGCGGGCGTCTGGACGTTTGTGCTGGGTGTTCTGTTTCCGCTGTTTCGGTTGCCGGACTTTGGCTCGCTGCCTGCCCTGATCACTCTCGTGGCTGCGTTTACGCTGGCGCTGACGGGGCTGGGTATTCTGGTCAGTATTCTGGTACCAAATCAGCTGCGCGCTACCGAGATCTTAATGATCGTGGCCACGCCGGCTTTTATCATCAGTGGGTATTCGTGGCCCACCAGCCAGATGCCGGTACTACTCCAGAACGTAGCGCAGGCTATTCCGCTCACGCACTACCTGGCGGCCCTCCGGAAAGTGTTCTTCCTGAAAGCACCCCTGTCAGTGATTCTGCCCGAAGTGCAGACCCTATTTATCTACGGCGGGGTAGCATTACTGCTGGCCTGGGTTGCCCTGTGGTGGAAAATGCGCCGAACCAGCACCGTTGAAACCACGTCCGTTGCTGCTTAA